DNA sequence from the Cottoperca gobio chromosome 2, fCotGob3.1, whole genome shotgun sequence genome:
GTAGATAGATTAAAGGAGAGCAAGCATGGCTGGTCGGCTACCGGCGTGTGTTGTTGACTGCGGCACGGGGTAAGTGACAACAATAGGatgctagctagcgttagcctGGTTTTCATTGACCACATAAGCGACTGTCAAACTTCCAGCTAACGCCCCGTCTAGCTGAGTAGCCCTGAAGATGCTAACGTTACTTAACCACATCTGTTTACTTATGTATTCTTATATTGTATGTGAAGCTAAGGTTAATGTAGCAAATTAGCAAACCAAAGTGCCCTTCTGGTTAATTTTGTGTGCTTTAATTCTCAATGCAGCTTGATCGTTGCAGTTAGCTGCTGCTAGCTACCGAAGCTAATGTTACTTCCTGGACAATTATCATAGCAGAAATCATTTATCCAGATTATTTTGGTTGTCAATTTGTCTATAGTTTACAGCAAACACTTTAACCATAGGAAGCAACTGTTCCTAAACCTTTATCCTCGTTGTGTTCCCTTTGTAGGTACACAAAGCTTGGTTATGCAGGAAATACAGAACCACAGTTCATCATACCTTCATGTAAGTAGATGAGAAAATGCACATTTCTTCatcattgtattgttattttaactTCATCTTCTCACAGATCCAGTTGAACTATACTaatgtgtaattaaaataattatagcCTAATTTATATGAATGTGTATCAATGAAATCATACCAAGAGGTTGTTTTTTGATATTGTTAacaatagtttttatttatatttatgtaactATTACATTTGCACAGTTTCAGTGTAATTAATGCACGATTAATCCTGCAAAAAAGTGCTGAGCTGAGCAGGAAATCACTGCTCTTAAAAAAGGAACCAACATATTTGTGACCTTCTCTTCAATAGAAATAATGCCAGTGTCTTTAAAAGTATATCCCTGGAGAATAACATCAGTGGAGATTCTCTTTAACTATACCCCACAGTCtattaaatatctgtttttAATTACAAACCGTCCCCATGTGTATGAACATCTCCAGGTATCGCAATCAAAGAATCAGCCAAGGTCGGAGACCAGGCCCAGCGCAGGATGATGAAAGGTGTTGATGACCTGGACTTCTTCATCGGGGATGAAGCCATTGACAAACCATCATATGCAACAAAGGTAGACGGGACATTCGAACTGAGCCAGAGGGggatgttctttctttttttgtctgattTAGACTCTGAAATGTTCCTTCTTCATTTCCAGTGGCCCATCCGTCACGGGATAGTGGAGGACTGGGACCTGATGGAGAGATTTATGGAGCAGATCATCTTCAAGTATCTGCGGGCAGAACCTGAAGACCATTACTTTCTTTTGGTAAGACCAGAGCTTTATAATTCTAGTTTACTCTGTGGCATAATCTAAATTAAATCTCGTCCCTTAGTTGCATTTGTCGACCTTTTCTAGATTACAAAATGAATAGTTTTCGTAAAAGTCCTTCTGTATTGacgtgagttgtgtgtgtgtgtgtgtgtgtgtgtgtctccagacAGAGCCTCCCCTGAACACACCGGAGAACAGAGAGTACACCGCAGAGATCATGTTCGAGTCGTTCAATGTCCCCGGTCTCTACATTGCTGTTCAGGTAAGCACCAGCAGCCAGCACCTGAAATGACCAACCTGTATTTATATCCTCTTAAATCAGCCGGCCGTACGCAGCTCGAGAAGCCATTTTTGGGCTCGTTTGAAAGCTTGAGACAAGAATTAGATTTGACTCTCAGAATGTGACTCAGAGCTTCGGTGGGGAAATGCCAGTTTTCACTTCTTCTTTTCAAGTTTCAGTCTGTTTTTAAAGCTCCCACTTGACAATGTCGTCATTCAGTATTTCTAATAGTTGTTGCCACTTTGTTAACTGAGGCAGTTTTTAGTGACATGATTTGTGCCTCAGGCTGTCCTGGCGCTGGCTGCCTCCTGGACATCCAGACAGGTGGGAGAACGGACGCTGACGGGGACTGTGATCGACAGCGGAGACGGAGTCACACACGTCATCCCAGTGGTGAGTGTCGCCTTTTTTCCGTGATTCTCTTTTAGCTCCTTCTTCGTTCTCGACCCTAAACTCGTGCATGCGTGTCTTCCAGGCTGAAGGCTACGTCATCGGGAGCTGCATCAAGCACATCCCCATCGCTGGTCGAGGACATCACGTACTTCACCCAACAGCTGCTGAGGGAACGAGAGGTGGGGATACCGCCGGAACAGTCCCTGGAGACCGCTAAAGCTGTTAAGGTCGGtgttcattttacatttcatagcacaataaacattttcagaaacattaaaagctttCCCCAAGTGCtaatatttgatgttttacaGTAAAGTCATAAAACTTGAGGAGCTTCTTATTTTGCCAAATGATACTACGGTGTATTTTCCCACTAAGCCTTTCCCTAATGCAGCTCTGTATAAAGATGTTGACTCCACACATCCTCACATGTCACACAGAAGTTGTTTTGCAGTCAATTTAAGGACGTTATGTTCTTGCATTTTTAGTCATGCTCGTTGTTGTACTGAAAATGGAAGCGATCAACAGACACGACTGGTTGTGCTTTGCTGTCCTTGTCATGCATTTCTCAGCCcggccactagagggcagcgCGGCGTTGAGTTCCCACAACATGGCTTTAGTATCCTCTGAAAGTTGTACtgcattgttttggtttctttagGAGCGGTATAGCTACGTCTGCCCTGACCTTGTTAAGGAGTTCAGCAAGTACGACACAGACGGCTCCAAGTGGATCAAACAGTACACGGGCATCAACTCCATCTCAAAGAAGGAGTTCACCATCGATGTTGGCTACGAGCGCTTCCTGGGGCCTGAGATCTTCTTCCACCCGGAGGTACAACACGTTGTTTTTAGAGATGTACTGCTGACGATGAAAAGCAGAATTTCAGGGTcaaattgtttttgtctcttccaGTTTGCCAACCCAGACTTCACCCAGCCGATCTCTGAGGTGGTGGACGAAGTCATCCAGAACTGCCCCATCGATGTCAGACGCCCGCTGTACAAGGTGCAGAAACGCACGCCGCTACAGCCGCGACAACCGTCGGTCTGTGCGTCTGCCTTTATTAACGTCCTCACCTCTTTGTGTCGCAGAACATTGTGCTCTCCGGAGGCTCCACCATGTTCAGGGACTTCGGCAGACGCATGCAGAGGGACCTCAAGAGGACCGTGGACGCTCGACTGAAAATGAGCGAAGAGCTGAGCGGCGGCAAGTTGAAGGTGAGAACCAGGATGAAGATAAGACCTTttgaaatgcagcacaaataatgcaaaatgtttccctttctcTTCAGAACGTTCCCAGGAAGTGATGTTCTGTGCTTCGTTACTGACCAGGttatcctttttgttttgtttgcagccCAAGCCCATCGACGTGCAAGTCATCACTCATCACATGCAGAGGTACGCCGTCTGGTTCGGAGGATCAATGCTGGCGTCCACTGTGAGTATAATACAGTATTTGTTGCTCCTCTAACATAATCATCAACAAATATTAGAAGATAGAAACTGTTCCTATAAATAAATAGCAACGGTTTTGCCCCAGACGTTTGTACGTGGTTTGTTTTGACCATGAAGCGGTGCTAACGGCGTCGTTTCTGTCCGCAGCCTGAGTTTTACCAAGTGTGCCACACCAAGAAAGACTACGA
Encoded proteins:
- the LOC115018739 gene encoding LOW QUALITY PROTEIN: actin-related protein 3-like (The sequence of the model RefSeq protein was modified relative to this genomic sequence to represent the inferred CDS: deleted 1 base in 1 codon), yielding MAGRLPACVVDCGTGYTKLGYAGNTEPQFIIPSCIAIKESAKVGDQAQRRMMKGVDDLDFFIGDEAIDKPSYATKWPIRHGIVEDWDLMERFMEQIIFKYLRAEPEDHYFLLTEPPLNTPENREYTAEIMFESFNVPGLYIAVQAVLALAASWTSRQVGERTLTGTVIDSGDGVTHVIPVAEGYVIGSCIKHIPIAGRDITYFTQQLLREREVGIPPEQSLETAKAVKERYSYVCPDLVKEFSKYDTDGSKWIKQYTGINSISKKEFTIDVGYERFLGPEIFFHPEFANPDFTQPISEVVDEVIQNCPIDVRRPLYKNIVLSGGSTMFRDFGRRMQRDLKRTVDARLKMSEELSGGKLKPKPIDVQVITHHMQRYAVWFGGSMLASTPEFYQVCHTKKDYEEIGPSICRHNPVFGVMS